One Betta splendens chromosome 16, fBetSpl5.4, whole genome shotgun sequence genomic window carries:
- the galnt1 gene encoding polypeptide N-acetylgalactosaminyltransferase 1 — translation MRRFAYCKVVLATSLVWVMLDMFILLYFSECNKCDEKKERGLPGRDDTQARPRDGPGEGGKPVVISKEKQEKMKEMFKINQFNLLASDMIALNRSLPDVRLEGCKNKLYPDNLPRTSVVIVFHNEAWTTLLRTVHSVIDRSPNSLLEEIVLVDDASEREFLKQKLEQYVRKLEVPVRVVRMEQRSGLIRARLKGASISTGQVITFLDAHCECTTGWLEPLLARIKQDKKTVVCPIIDVISDDTFEYMAGSDMTYGGFNWKLNFRWYPVPQREMDRRKGDRTLPVRTPTMAGGLFSIDRDYFQLIGTYDAGMDIWGGENLEISFRIWQCGGTLEIVTCSHVGHVFRKATPYTFPGGTGQIINKNNRRLAEVWMDEFKNFFYIISPGVTKVDYGDITSRVALRQKLQCKPFSWYLENVYPDSQIPRHYYSMGEIRNVETNQCLDNMARKENEKVGIFNCHGMGGNQVFSYTANKEIRTDDLCLDVSKLNGPVMMLKCHHLKGNQLWEYDSVKLTLVHVNSNQCLDKASEEDSQVPSVRDCSHTRSQQWLLRNVTLPEVF, via the exons ATGCGGAGGTTTGCCTACTGTAAGGTGGTGTTGGCCACCTCTCTGGTGTGGGTGATGCTGGACATGTTCATTTTGCTCTACTTCAGCGAATGCAACAAGTGTgatgagaagaaagagagaggactGCCCGGGAGAGACG ACACGCAGGCCAGGCCGCGTGATGGACCCGGCGAAGGAGGCAAACCCGTGGTGATAtccaaagagaagcaggagaagatGAAGGAAATGTTTAAGATCAACCAGTTCAACCTCTTGGCCTCTGATATGATTGCTCTCAATCGTTCACTGCCTGACGTCCGCCTGGAAGG gtgCAAGAACAAGTTATACCCAGATAATCTTCCTCGCACCAGTGTGGTGATTGTATTTCACAATGAGGCCTGGACCACTCTGCTGCGAACCGTCCACTCCGTCATCGATCGCTCTCCAAActcgctgctggaggagattgTCCTGGTAGACGATGCCAGTGAGAGAG AATTCCTAAAGCAAAAATTGGAGCAGTATGTTCGAAAGCTCGAGGTTCCTGTCAGAGTGGTGAGGATGGAACAGAGGTCGGGACTCATCCGTGCTCGCCTCAAGGGAGCGTCCATCTCCACCGGCCag GTCATAACCTTTCTGGATGCTCACTGTGAATGTACAACAGGTTGGCTAGAGCCTCTGCTTGCCCGCATCAAGCAAGACAa GAAAACTGTGGTGTGCCCCATAATCGATGTGATCAGTGACGACACGTTTGAGTACATGGCGGGCTCTGACATGACATATGGAGGCTTCAACTGGAAGCTCAACTTCCGCTGGTACCCTGTACCCCAGAGGGAGATGGATCGCCGCAAAGGAGACCGCACTCTTCCTGTCAG GACTCCCACCATGGCGGGCGGCCTGTTCTCCATAGACAGGGACTACTTCCAGTTGATTGGCACGTATGACGCAGGGATGGACATCTGGGGAGGAGAAAACCTTGAAATCTCGTTCCGA ATCTGGCAGTGCGGCGGGACCCTGGAGATCGTGACGTGCTCTCACGTGGGCCACGTGTTCCGAAAGGCCACGCCCTACACGTTTCCTGGGGGAACGGGGCAGATCATCAACAAGAACAACCGGCGCCTGGCGGAGGTGTGGATGGACGAGTTCAAGAACTTCTTCTACATCATCTCTCCCG gCGTGACCAAAGTCGACTACGGTGACATCACGTCTCGCGTCGCTCTAAGACAAAAGCTTCAGTGTAAACCCTTCAGTTGGTACTTGGAGAACGTGTACCCAGACTCTCAGATCCCCAGGCACTATTACTCCATGGGCGAG ATCCGTAATGTGGAGACCAACCAGTGCCTGGACAACATGGCCCGAAAGGAGAACGAGAAGGTCGGCATTTTCAACTGCCACGGCATGGGAGGCAACCAG GTCTTCTCCTACACGGCCAATAAAGAGATCAGGACGGACGACTTGTGTCTAGATGTGTCCAAGCTAAACGGACCTGTCATGATGCTCAAGTGCCACCACCTTAAAGGCAACCAGCTCTGGGAGTACGATTCTGTG AAGCTGACTCTGGTCCACGTCAACAGCAACCAGTGCCTGGACAAAGCCAGCGAGGAGGACAGCCAGGTCCCCAGCGTCAGAGACTGTTCACACACGCGCTCCCAACAGTGGCTGCTCCGCAACGTCACACTACCAGAGGTCTTCTGA